ttatctttcaaAATACATGTAAAAGAAagtgataaaataattataagatttAAGactaaatatttgaaatttgagTAACAAAGCTTTTTAGACAAAAAAAGACAATTacttttatttgtaatttttaaaaaaattgatttgtttaaaattaactattacttttaaaaaggtgaaatttaaaatttaatttttaaattttgtcattattaacaagtcattttcttgattttagaattgtattaaaatatctttacatAAACCGTTAATAACTAAGtactttcattttttttgttaaaaacagttgaaaaatgagaaaatttttaaaatttaattttatcttcttcaatctccatttaAGCCAGAGAAAGGCAAGCTGTGATATGAACTTGTTTGGAAGTCAGAAGCAAATTGCAACCCTTCTTCAACTGATTCAATCTTCACTTGAGAAGGTATGGTtctttcattatatatatatatatatataatttcgcTGTTATTTCTTAGTCAAAATTGCCTTTCATTAATTATGAACCATAACAGAGGGTAGAGCTGCGTCTGCAGTGGCAGATCCAAATCTGAGAATCTTTGTGTGAccaattaaattattgataatgaATCATAAACTTAACATTAGAAAGAGACTTAACATTTCGGTCACAAGAAATGTTCATCTTCCCTCCCCCTgacttttcttttatcttttttgtTTTACGATCAGTGATAACAAGTTTAATAAGCATTAACTACAGATTAATGTCTTTTTGACTTTCATCCTATTAATTAGCAGACAAGGATGCGGTTGAAGGAATTGTGTAAGAAGAGTAAAGGCTTGAAAGAAGAAATAGTGGCCTCAAATGTACGAGGAGGTTGAGCTATTGTTTGGTCTCATAGATGTTAAAATCTTGTCCAGAGTTCTTTGGATGGCGAAGATCAGTAAAGAGTAGTTAATCTGGTGTGAAGAAAAAGTGAAAAAAGCTAGCTTTAGCAGATAGGAAGTTTCAAAGAGATCCCTCTCCCATCCTGTTCCTTGTTGATAGATATGTGGAAATATTAGAAGACTGACTCGTTCTTTGAACTGTAAATTTAACGAAAGAAAATggtaaaattaagttttaaaattttctcctcataaaaaaataaaaaatttaattattaacaatttaattgtataaaaatttattattcaaaatcaaatgattcacttgttaataataataaaatcataaactttaaatagtaatatttctttaaaaaattaaggagtattaattattttttttaattttacccttatgtttattaaacataattattatatttacactttcttaaaatatatctaattattattattttttttatctgtcCTTTAGTcatctcattttttttattggtaGATTAATGGAAAGATAATTATTAAGATTAAATTGAGTAGTTGGGATAAAAGTTCATTAACTAAATTAAAGATTGTTTTGCTATAATTTGCgtaaattaattacttttttaattattgtataaattaatgtaaatatttaattgttttagTCTGCTTGATCACTGACAAAAATGTGCTGAATATGCTtagaaaattgataaaatatcgGAAGCCTTgaacataattaaaacttaaagatgctttaataaatttatcaaaatacagtaattattttttaataaaggtAAAATTCAATGATATTTTTGTAaatcaccttttttttttctgtcagATTGTTTTAGCCAATagttttcattaaaatttaaattttaaaattaaaattcaaacttaAATCTATACTAATGGAACAATGAAAACACTactaaattaaacttttatttgcttgtgaaaaataatttatatttcgaaaatattttttaaaaaattttttaataaaataatttatttttttttatttaattttaattaaaaataaaagatattaataacatatatatataatgatattaataaaatttttaaagtgaaaatataaaaaaatatatatatttttaaaaggctaaattttattaatttttattttaaaacttaaaacaataggaaaaatcGTGTGAagtgttaaataaataaaagtttcgagagaaagagaaagcctGAAAGCTCCATTGCCTTCGGCAACTGTAGCACCTGTCTCAGTTTTGTTGGATCATCatgtttttctctttttgatGATGGTGCATCGTGTTTTCATtctcttttgttttgtttttttagaatttagttttgaaatttcGGTTTTGAGACTTTTCGCCGGCTATGTGAGAGATCAGCAATAATAGATGTCGGTGGCTTTTTTCAAGTTCTTTAAGGTGACTTTGTGGATATATGAGACTGAAACTGTTATGGGTTGAACTCTTTTTCGGTGAGGTACTTCAGTGTGCTATGTCAATATTGTAATTTGGTTTGCTTGACATTTTCTGGGTTGTGGTGTTGGTTCTGCGTTGATGGTGACTTTCTAGACTGTTGTCCCTTTCATTTTGCTGTTTGGTGGTTTTCTCCTGTCTTTAGTATGAGCTTTTGGGTGCATTTATGGTGTTTTGCTAATGATCGCTGCAACAGTGCTATGGTCGGTAGGCTTTTGGTTTGTTTGTGTGCATGTTGGACACATTTAATCCATTTATCAATTGCATCGTTGCTATTGAATTGGGGTGATTGACGGGTTTAATTTTTGTTGAGTTTGCCTTTCTTAGTTTGATTTGTGTAGATTATGCTGAGTCTAGCCTATGGTTGTAGACTTTAGTTTGTAATGGTGGCCTTTTAATACAATCTCTTTTGCATCTTTTGCATGTTAAGTAAACAATTCCTTTCGCATTTGAATGCAACCGTGGCTTCTTTTGTTAAAAGCATTATTAATAGCAAAAGGGAAACACAAACATTAGAAAGGTGAAGGTTGGATGAGAATGTACTACGTGGACTTAAGCTGGAAAGCTAACATTTCTAAGATTCCTCTCAATCGTCTTCGGAAAAAGAAGTCAATGACAGTCAATGACCTTTCTAATTAAGCAATGACAACGGTCTCCAACTTTGCATCAAATGTCCCTGTACGCCTCTGTCTCCTATTTTTCATAACTTTTAAATTACTTAGAGATatattagttatattttaattttctttatcttAGTTGCATccaccttttctttttttttttttttaaaaaaaatgatttataaataaaaaaatcgtatctgaatttaattcattatagattaaaattatatgggcgaatctctttttttattttttttattttttatagttcataatatataatatttattaaaacaaagagaaaataaaaaattatagattgAGCTCTTACTTTACGTTTTACAATAgtgattttaattaattaatattctaTATAGTTAGGGTTAAAGTTATGAATTTTGTGTacgtatgtttttaaatgaattttttttaaatagagattagagaataaaacttaaaatctctcatatttatttaGATACGTTTACCACCAGATTAAGTCcgtgaatatttttatataaaatatatcattCATTCATGTATCAGAACAAATTAAATATCActccttaaattttaaaattgaaattaactaATAGTTTATGGTGATTAATGAGTATGTTTAATGAAGTCGAGCGACTTGATGCATGGTAAAATGAAATGAAGAGGTGGTATTACAATTGGGCAAAGCATTCAGAGACGCTTGTTAGCGTAGGGGCTGGCGCACATAACTAAATAACTGAACTAAGAAATGCATCTTCTATTCTTTTTGCAAAACTTTTTCCATGGAAATCAAAACCACCCAGTAGATTTCTCACCTTCCCCATGAAGCATCCTAAGCGTCCCAATAAGTTGCAAAAGCACTCACTTTTCATGCTCTTAAATTCTGCAACAACGATCAACAACTTCCCTCTTCCCTCTATTTTGGCTTCTCTTATACTTGCAATCGTTTTCTAgattcttgattctttctcgATTCAAGAAAGATTCATTTAAACCCAAAACCCCATTAAAGATTCTTCAAGAAAAGGAGAAATGGGACTACAACAACATGTATATCTTATCCAAATCATGGTTCTGTTTGTTCTTTGTGTGAGAATGAGTATGGCCTCTAGGGTCACTGGTATTGGAGTGAACTGGGGCACCATGACAACGCAGCTACTTCCTCCGGAGAAGGTGGTGCATATGCTGAGACAAAATGGGATTCGGAAGTTGAAGCTTTTTGAGGCCGATGAGAGGATTATGGCTGCGCTGATTGGCACTGACATTGAGGTGATGCTGGCTGTACCCAATTACATGTTGCACCTGATGAGTGAAGATCCTGCAGCTGCTGCTTCTTGGGTTGATGCCAATGTCACTAGTTGGTTGTACACTGGTGGAGTTAATATCAAGTTCAGtaacattttcttttctttttctcaaataTCAAAGTACCCGTTATTTTTGAGACTGCTCTATTAATTTATAACCTTGTGCTTTCTTTTTCTCCAAATCTTGTGCTTGCTCTTATGATTGAATTAGGATTCTGGTTTCTTGTCCTTCTCCGTAGTTTCTGAtcattttccatgatttttgtTATTCCAGATCTTTTTTACATTAATGTCATCTTTATGTCCTTCTcctgacttttttttttcaattcactTCATGACAGAATTTCTTCATAAGCACATGATCAAAATCTGACTGATAATTGGCTTCagtcaaataattatttttgagCTGTTCTCAGCTAAATATGCTTtacttggaatgttatgttagcAAGCGTAGCCATGTCTGTTCCTTATTGATATTTTAACGGCTACAGTAGTGATTTAGTAGCTTAATTCTTGAATAGCAGCAGATTAAAGCTTGCTTATGACAGTTTTGGTGTTCTTGGTAATTCATCTTGCAGGTATGTTGCTGTAGGCAATGAACCCTTCCTTCAAACGTACAATGGCAGCTATCTGCAAGTCACTTTACCAGCTTTAAGAAATATTCATCAAGCCCTTGACCGTGATAAGGTTAGCTCCAAGGTCAAAGTCACAGTCCCTTTCAATGCCGATGTCTATTACTCTGCAGATCCGAACCAAGTTCCATCTGCTGGTGACTTTCGACCTGAAGTTCGAGACCTCGCAATCGAAATTGTCCAGTTTCTCCATTCAAATGATGCACCTTTCACAGTCAACATCTATCCCTTCCTCAGTCTCTATAGTGACGAAAATTTCCCAGTAGACTTTGCATTCTTCGATGGAACGAAAAATCCAATCAAAGATGGTGGTTTGGTCTATAATAACGTGTTTGATGCAAATTTTGACACTCTTGTATGGGCATTAGACAAGTCAGGATATCCAGATATGAAGATCATAGTTGGAGAAGTTGGTTGGCCAACAGATGGTGATAAAAATGCCAATATCCCAAATGCTAAGAGATTCAACCAGGGACTAATTCAACATGTTTTGAGTGGAAAGGGTACCCCAGCAAGAAAGGGTAAGATTGATGTTTATCTATTTAGCCTAATTGATGAGAATGCTAAAAGCATTGCTCCAGGGAGCTTTGAGAGGCACTGGGGGTTATTTGAATACGATGGAAAGCCAAAATATGAATTGGACTTGTCAGGTTTGAAAGAGGAGAAGGGTCTAGTTCCAGTTGAAGGAGTGAAGTATATGTACAGAAGGTGGTGTGTTCTGAACCCTGATGCAATTGACTTTGATGATTTGCCAGAAAGCATTAACTATGCTTGCAGTTTATCAGATTGTACTTCTTTGGGTTATGGGTCATCCTGTAATCATCTTAGTGTTGAAGGGAATGCTTCTTATGCCTTTAACATGTATTATCAGGTGAATGACCAGAAAGATTGGAACTGTGATTTCTCTGGTCTGGCTGTAATTACAGACAAGGACCCATCTGATGGCGACTGTGAGTTCCCAATTATGATTTCTCATGGTCATTCATTGGCA
The genomic region above belongs to Manihot esculenta cultivar AM560-2 chromosome 3, M.esculenta_v8, whole genome shotgun sequence and contains:
- the LOC110612399 gene encoding glucan endo-1,3-beta-glucosidase 5 translates to MGLQQHVYLIQIMVLFVLCVRMSMASRVTGIGVNWGTMTTQLLPPEKVVHMLRQNGIRKLKLFEADERIMAALIGTDIEVMLAVPNYMLHLMSEDPAAAASWVDANVTSWLYTGGVNIKYVAVGNEPFLQTYNGSYLQVTLPALRNIHQALDRDKVSSKVKVTVPFNADVYYSADPNQVPSAGDFRPEVRDLAIEIVQFLHSNDAPFTVNIYPFLSLYSDENFPVDFAFFDGTKNPIKDGGLVYNNVFDANFDTLVWALDKSGYPDMKIIVGEVGWPTDGDKNANIPNAKRFNQGLIQHVLSGKGTPARKGKIDVYLFSLIDENAKSIAPGSFERHWGLFEYDGKPKYELDLSGLKEEKGLVPVEGVKYMYRRWCVLNPDAIDFDDLPESINYACSLSDCTSLGYGSSCNHLSVEGNASYAFNMYYQVNDQKDWNCDFSGLAVITDKDPSDGDCEFPIMISHGHSLAQHGRLLDVLLRIAGGCLVFLGVM